The genomic window CTGTTCCCTCAGCTCTTAAAGCACTGAAGTCGCAACATCCAGACTGGCAACCACAACATCTCGATCAACTTCTGCTTTCTTCAAGCCTCAACCACGGTGTCTAGACTGGCAGCTGCAGTGTCTTGATCAGTTTCTGCTTTCTTCAAAGCCTCAGCCATGGTTTTCCAATTAGCGTTCGCTTTCTTCAAAGTTTCTTTGAGTCTTGCAAGGTATTTATCCTTTCCATCAATGGATTTCATTGCATCATCAAGAAGTGTTACCATGTTTTCTAAGGAAGATTCAAGATCTGAGAAGGCAAGCAAAGGCAATTATCATTAGTTGCTCATTGTTCGAATCATATACTATTTTATCTGCGGGTAAAACTGACTTTCAATCTTCTTTTGTTGAGAGGTTAGCTCACCATCCTTCTCCTCGAGAGTTTTTTGGTAGCTCATGGGGGTCGATCACCAGAAGATGGGCCTTGGCAGCTACTACTTGGGTGCAAATAGCCTCGAGGTAAGATTTCATTGCCGCCCATGGATCAACGGCTGGTGGGCTTGCAGTAGCCTCAGGTGCATCGAGTCTCAGGCTTGGTTCAGGAGCATCTACTAAAGTTTCCTCTACTCGAGGGGACAAGGGAGGTGTAATTGTGGTAGCTGGAGAACCACCTGTGGTCTGTTCCTTTGGTTTCTCTCTACTCGGAATCACAAATGGAAAGGGAAGCCGCAAGTCAAAACAAATATTCAAATCTAACCTTTTTGTTGACCGGGATTAGCGCACTGACTTTTAACTTCTATTTCTTGATTATTCTCTTCCTCGTCGTACCGGTTGTAGGGTTCGGTTGTGTTGGAAGGAAGGTCAGGATATCTAATGAAGCTAAGGTCATCATTGCATGCAAGAAACCAGCCCACAATGCTTTATCATCATTCTGGACTCACCAAGCCAATGCTCAGAAGAATGACCAATATGAGAGGGGCAACTCGATAAAGGTTACACTTCTTATCAAGTCATCGGGCGTGTTGGTTACTCGAGGAGTGGCTCCGGCTATCTCACGTAGAAAGGCCACCCATACAGACCAAGCATCAATGTGCAAGTGCTCGATAACTAATGAAGCAACTTAACAATCACCTGACAACTCGATGATAGTACCAGTTGATGTCTTCTCCGCGTGCACTTGATAGTCACCGGATCATATAGCAAAGACGATCTCTTTGATCGAAGAGACCCTTCAGCCCattgatcaactggtgttttccCTTTGTCGTCAGCGCCAGCGAGAGTGCCATCAAGATCAAGGACCTCAATGGTGAGGATGAGTTCTTGATGGAAGGCTAGAATTTGAAATCAAAAAGACAAATCAGGTTGAATAAACAATAATCAGCACTGCTTTCTTACTAGAATTTCCACCTCTGGTCGAGGGTTCATAAGGGAATTGGGCTGAATAGAAcattcttgagcttcttcataGAAGAGTTTGTTCAGCCGAACTATAGTATCCTGCAGAGACAgaactgaaaaagaaaaaggaagaatcaCTCTAAAGAGTTTGactacaacaacaaaagcagCAAAATGCTGACTAAAGCCTTACAACCGGCCACGTCCCGGGATCTATCTTTGTCTCCTGCATATTCACAGGAAAGCGGTTCAGCGCTTTCAAGGGGCTCGACCTTCAGCTAATGAAatctttggccacatgccacccagtCAGACCACTCTGCCTAAGTTCGCTGATCTTTTTGACGTAGTAGGTAGTATGGTCGGACTCGTGGTGCTTCTTTGATCAGGACTGACTTGACTGGGGGAGGAGGCCCTTATACACTAAAGGGAAATGGACTGGGTCGGGGTTGGAGACATAAAACTAGTGATTTTTCCAATATTTCTCCCAAGAGGAGGTCAACCGCAACCTCCAACACACTTGTTCTCTTTGTTTGTctttagatgataaaaatactggAATAGATTCAGACTCggctcgatgccaaggaaagcTTCGCACAGGTggacaaaaacactcaacattATGATTGAGTTTGGATTCAGATGGTGGAGCTCAATTTGGTAGAAATCGAGTACGGAGAGAAAGAACTTAGAAGGGGTAACATTGAATCCGTAGTGGAAGAATGATTCAAAAACCATAATCTCATGATCAAATTTGATCGAAGGGAACTCCTCACTCGATGTTGACCTCCAGTCCGCTAGTTCATGAGGAGGAATGATGCAAGCTTTGTTTCGAAATCACGCGGGCTTCAGTCAAGAGCCTCATCTCGTCCTTTTGCTCGGGTGAGGCACTGACGGTCTTCGTGTCAGACTCCTCCACAGGCGAGGAAGGAATGGAGGTCTTCGCAGGGGAGCCGGAATTCATGGGTCCAAGTCTTCCAGCAGCGGTGTGTGTTTGGGCAGAGAAAGATGGAAGCTTATGTGAGAAAACCAAAGGCAAGAGCGAGTAAGGATTGCTACAGTCTAGGTTCGTACGGGTAAAATCCTGGAACTTAACGTTTCTTTGGCAACCGCTCCCATTACTATGGCGCCTCATTTAGCGCGAAAGACGGAATGATGGTATCAAACGAATCTCTACACGTCCATCTGGATGCATTAAATGCGCATATACCCAACGTTTCAAATTCCGGAGTcttctttttaactctactgAGAGATGAATGTCGGGAAGTCAAGTTTTAAGGCCTTtctcaagtctcgagtgcggacAACGGCAGGGCACTCAAAATAGAGCTTTTTCTTGCTCAATTCATTTGGCTACAAGCTTGATCTACCGTACTCGACCAAGCTCGAACTTGGCGGTACTTGAGTAGGAGCTTGTGGAAATCTTCCATGCTGAGCAAAGTTAAGGgagctactatcgaatatcttaCTATAAGGTATATATGCATAAGTAATACACCACATATGGACAGGATACATCGTATACATCCTCAATGACTCTTGATATTACAAACCTGAATTTGCGGGACCCGGTATACTCTAGGATTTCCAAAACCTATAATAAGAAGGTCTCGATCAGGTTAACCGACCTGAGTACAACTAATATCCAGGTTGAATTTGGTTTTCGTGCCTTGGATGACAAGACAGATGACTCCatatcgactacggctggatcCAGGTCAGCGCCAGGATCTCTATATAAGGTGGAGACTCAAACCCGGAGGAGGAGAACTTCTACAACGGAGAACCCAACTCGCAAACTAGCAACTCGAAGTAAgcactaaaaccctagcataggaGGTACTCGGCGACTTCATCCCTAAATTAacttagatccgatctactccttggaATAGATCTAACTACATTGCTTGTACCGTGGGGGTTCGAgtgttaaaaaaattgttttttaataaaaaaatgtcaATTCAGAGACCAATTATtacaggcggtccgcttaagaaTCCATCTATGAAAattgatttctacaggcggctcgcttaaggaaccacctgtaaaAATCGGTTTCTACAGGCGGCccgcttaaggaaccacctgtggaaacctatttttacagacggttccttaagtgaaccgtctgtggtaatagatttccacatGCGGCTCTTTTACACCTGTGAAAATCGTCTATTTCAATAGGTCTTTGATTACAACGGATGCgctaaacgcctgtaaaaacgagttatcaaccacctcaaaaataattttttaagtgaAAAACGGCAATCTATTGGCTGAATAGAACATTGAGATCCTCCAAATGGTTAAAAGAAATTCCTTCGGAAATGAGGGCTTTTTTAAGAACAGAGAGATGGTGATCGGCAGATCGAGTTTTCCTTACATGGCCTTCACGTACAAGAACTGAACCGAAGCTAGCGTTCTGttctactccctccgtttcaaaATACTTGACACTTTCGATTAATTACGGAGATTTAGATAAATTAGTAAAATATTTTATGATCAAAAATACTCTTTTATAATTAGTATTGAGTTACACGAATAACGagataaaatataaattgataGAGGCAAAATAGAAAAGAGTGATAAAAAATACATTGAGATACGTGAAATATCAAGTATTTTAGAAAAACTCTtttagttaaaaataaaaagtattaCGAAATAGAGGAGTGCCCTCTTCGAGCAAGGCCGTGTGTACGATTTACCCCTTATGCGCTACAAATTATATGCGAGTTTTCCTGTATGGTAAATTTTTCCCTCTTGCCTGCCATGTCTGTGTACACCGGCTGACCGGCGTGATACAGTCATCTTGTACAGTAAAAAATCCCATCGAGATCGAGGACACGCGTCGCCTGAACGGAATGGTGAAACTCCACGTACTCCTGCTGCACGTACTCATCCGTAGACTCCAATGCCGAGACGCGGCGGACACACTCGTTGGTGACACGCGTGCTACAATGGCGCCTCCGCCTCTTAGActatctctaaccatattctcttcatttcgttcccttcccgattccctttcctgttctcattccctttatttcctctcatctcgaacagcttcccttcgaggaaaattgcgaagggaacggagagagaatcccgtcctgaagggaatgaccctgggaatcccgtcgtgaagggaaccgtgaaggaaaaccgttgggagcgctgaagggaacgggaatcctttcacgacgggaatctgggtgtgaagggaatccgttggCTTTGATCTTACCCTTCCGGAGAAAACCAGAGAGGCCGGACGCcgcttatatatatatgaacagGTGCTGATTAACACAGCTTCGCTAGCGAACAGTACGTCTGCCTCTCTGCTTCTAATTAACTCCATTCGCAAAGCCCAACCAGAGGTGACGCACGCTGCGCGGAGCGAGGCGAGGCGATGGTCACCAACGCGATCTTGGCGGCAGCTAGTGTCGCAGCCGTGAGCACCCTGTGCGCCTACTTCCTCTGGCCGGCGGCGCCGGGCGTAGGCGGGGGTGCTCATCTCTCGTACCGCGTGCGTTCTTGACAATCCTAAGCTAGATTTAGAGTCTATTTGAGCTTTTCAGTTGGTATTAGTAGAGCTCAATCAAACAATAATTTTTagcttttaattttttaagtaaaatttatggaagtgattctttaaaataaactagaaactgaaaaactaaaaaaacagcTTCCTCTAATTCACTTCCTATACAGAATCATattctctatatattttattttaaaaattattatataatCACTTTCGATCACAAAATCACTTTCCATAAAAAAATCActctcaacaaaaaaaaaaaattaaatctacAAAAAATTTACCAAACAGACCCTCACTTTCACATGCTCCACCACGCGGGGGTCAAGATAGCGCTTGCCGCGTTCGGAGCGTGACGCCTGCTCTGGGCGTGCTTCTCCGACGCGGCGGACGTGTGCATGCTGCAGTTGGATCTACGTCTACTTGTAGTTATACTAGCATATCTACGTCCACGTCTGGTCCTTAATCATGCTTTGTAATAGTAGTATTACTCTCTAATCTTACCCAGATGGCTAGATACTACTAGCATCTTTTACTGCCATCTTGCGTCCCAGCTGGGTTCTGTAAAGCTAGTATGTGTTAAAATGTTCTTGAGGAAACCACCGGCTAAAATGTGGATGGCATTTACCTTCTCTGCTTTTGTATCTGTGCATCTGCTCGGTTGTTACAAGTCGATCGATATATGCTTGTACGACTCCTATACTATGCGTGCACGGTGCATCACCGCTCCGAAAGCAGAGGCGCTCTCATCAATACGTGCACAATATAGATAAGGCTGGGTGAACTGTGATGCACTACTGTAGAACTAGTTATAAGTTATAAAAAACGGCAATAAAaatgtatcactgtcggttcttaactTTTCAAGTTTAAATCGTGTTAGAGTCGTtaaaaatcgacactgatagttgatATTAATGTCAATTATAGgacgaactggcagtgatacgaTCGGATCCGTAATTTTACTTCAATCTGATTTAGGCTGCACTTGTGTCCACTGGCTCGGTGGCACACGATATTTTCTAAGTCACCGCTCCATcactccactctctctctccaccttatctcctCCCACCTCTGGAGCTTGTGAATGGTGAACGGCGAGGTCGAGGAGGAATACACGCGGGCGTCGCTGCTGAGGAGGTATCAGATCGGGTGGACCCTCGGGGAGGGCAACTACGGCAAGGTCAAGTATACGCGCCACCTCGCCATCGGCGGCCACTTCGCCATCAAGATCCTCTCCCTCCGCATCGACTACTAGGTAGATAGATATATATGCTTCCTCTCCATTTTTGGTCGACCAACTGCTTCGGTTTCACCAGCGGTTTCGCGTGCCGCCCTCTGGCCTTAGCCGAACGGATGGATTAACGTCGGTTCATTCCATTGGTATGGGCAGATTAGGAGGGAAATCGGGACATTGAAGCTGCTCAAGCACTCCCAATGTCGTCCGCTTGCACGAGATGCGTGTTCCACCAAATTCGCTATCTTCTTTTCTCCGTTTCTCTTTTCGGTTCTTATTTCCGTTGCTTCTAATCTTGTGGAATTCCATGGGATGCATGTTCCACCAAGCTCAGGGAGCGCACCACCATCCTCTCCACCAACCCCCTGAAACACCGCTTCAGATCCGGCGGCTGGTAGCGTCCTTCCCGCATGCCCACCACCCCAACCAACGGCTTTCAGAACATCACGGCGAGTTCTGAAAGCTCTCTGATTGTTCACCCTGTTGCAATTGTTTGGATAAGAGCAAATGAATCTTGTGTGAAAGAATAGCAGTGAAATGAATCTTGTGTGAAAGAACAACATTGAAATTTTGTTTGTGATTACCATAAATGTGTGTAATCTTGTTTGCGATTACGTGTTGTGATTTTGTAATCTTGTGTGAAAGAATAACAGTCAAATCTATGTTGGTTTGATTATATTGAAGGAGTTTacataaaaaacaaaattatgtTCCCCGTATCAATTGTGCGGGTCACTTTACTAGTCTTACAATGATTTTAAAGGTTAAGGAAATCAAATTCATTTCTTTATTTGATACATACAGACACATTTGCATTGTGTCTGCCACGCTTTGAAATCGAATAAAATACAAGTGTGCCAAACTTATCCTGTAACGTGGCACGGAAGCATGCCATCCCGTGCAGGTACAATTATTAAAGCATATAGCAAAAGGAGAGAATCATAAAGATTCGCTCCACAAACGTCGGTATCACGAGATGATTATGTGAAGGTGAGCCCTGTTCCACGAAACTTCTCACGCATGATCTCGTCCAGCCGCGTCGCCATCTCCGGAGTCATGTGGTTCGCCCAGTCTCCGGCGACCCCCTTCCTGAAGAAGGCGTCGCGCGGCATGGCGAAGTATGCCTCCACGGTGCCAGCCTTGTTCACCTCCAGCCCCTTCATCTTGTCGAAGCTGCACAGCTCCACGATGCTcgcgacggcgccggcgccctCTTCGGCGGCCGAGAACGGCTGTCCCATAAACTTGGCCAGCCTTCGCACGTTCGCGCCCGTGTCTCGCAGCATGTCCTCGTACTTCAGGAAGAGCACTTTGTCCTGGTGCGTGACACTCGCGCGCCAGTAAGAGAGGACGTGGTCCCAGACCGGGCCGACCACCACCGTGCCGTCGCAGACGGACTCGAACGTGTCGGCGAACGAGAGGTCCGGCTGGGCACGCCGAAGGAAGTGCCACAGCGAGACGACCATGTCCTTGGGGTCCCTGCAGATGTATACGACCTTGCAGCCACCGGCAGTGACCGGCTCGGGGAGCAGGGTGTACGGCAGGTGAGTGTTCATGAGGCGCGGTGACGGGAGCATGTCAAGCTTGGTCTCCTCCCCGGCGGTAAAGATCTCGTCGATGAACGGGATGCAGTCGTGCGGGTTGAGCCGGCGGAGCGGGTGCTCTTCGCTGGCGGGCGGGTACGTgccgcgcgccgcggcggcgaagGCCAGAGCCTTGAGCCACGTGGTGCCGCATTTGGGATAGCTGGCGAGGACCACGTCGTCGGGGCGCGGTGCAAAGCGGCGCTGAAAGACGACGGTGCCAGGCACCCGGTGCGCCAGCAGCCAGAAGCCTTGGTAAAGGCGCAGCTGAAGGATGGACTGCTGCCTGCGCGGCAGCGCGGAGACGAGGTCGCCGAACTCCTCCTTGGGAGTGTGCTTCGGGACTGAGCCGTCGTCGACGTCCTTGAACGGGACAGGGCCGAACTGACCCGGCGTGGCGGAGGCGGCCATGGAATAACGAAGCAGAGAGCGCGCGCGAGCAGAGAAGTGATCAAGGGTGTGAAGCGGTCGGTCACTGACTGTCCGTGTGATTTCCCGGCGCACGCgcgtatatatatacagagtGACAGACAGGCTTTGGAGGGTGTATTAAATTTGGGCTTGGGTGCTGACCGTGTGGACGTGTGGTTGATAATTTTTCCTTGTTGAACAATGAGCTGCTGGCATGTGACATCTGACTTGCTGGGTGCTACCTAGATTTGCATCTGGATCTGGATCTGATCTGGATCAGAGCTCCACGCATCCCACGTTTtgaaaagggataaatgcaaaaacccccccaaaagtcacttggattttgactttccccccccaaaagttgttttgttgcaaaaaacccccccaaatgtttgattttgttgcaaaaacacccccaaaaattcaaaa from Phragmites australis chromosome 14, lpPhrAust1.1, whole genome shotgun sequence includes these protein-coding regions:
- the LOC133891473 gene encoding cytosolic sulfotransferase 5-like; the encoded protein is MAASATPGQFGPVPFKDVDDGSVPKHTPKEEFGDLVSALPRRQQSILQLRLYQGFWLLAHRVPGTVVFQRRFAPRPDDVVLASYPKCGTTWLKALAFAAAARGTYPPASEEHPLRRLNPHDCIPFIDEIFTAGEETKLDMLPSPRLMNTHLPYTLLPEPVTAGGCKVVYICRDPKDMVVSLWHFLRRAQPDLSFADTFESVCDGTVVVGPVWDHVLSYWRASVTHQDKVLFLKYEDMLRDTGANVRRLAKFMGQPFSAAEEGAGAVASIVELCSFDKMKGLEVNKAGTVEAYFAMPRDAFFRKGVAGDWANHMTPEMATRLDEIMREKFRGTGLTFT